In Phyllopteryx taeniolatus isolate TA_2022b chromosome 1, UOR_Ptae_1.2, whole genome shotgun sequence, the following proteins share a genomic window:
- the kansl2 gene encoding KAT8 regulatory NSL complex subunit 2: protein MNRIRIHVLPSSRNRLTQQTARPQEAQTCAFTQRPCSQPRLDGLEFCIKHILEDKSAPYKQCNYVSAKNGKRCPNAAPKVERKDGVTFCAEHARRNAMALRAQMRKASSGPSPETLLSQLSGYSRAETRGLDGGRSEASRILDEDSPMSEEEQGPLVLDQTWRGDPESEADSIDSDHEDPLKHAGVYTAEEVALFTRDKLIRLQSLYIDQFKRLQHLLKEKKRRYLHNRKVEHETIGSSLLTGPEGLSVKERENLKKLKALRRYRRRYGVEALLHRQLRERRQTVTDGAPQVHPRAAQEKCISFMDGSRCCNPCLPLTRHCVSHIFQDSNQVLFRSCPGTKDIPCERTVHMGQSDDPRCPLHLPLPPPMYQPEQEPPPQEHLTPTGRDLYLSAAELQPTESLPLEFSDDLDVEGDGTQGPPSPLQFDTALALEDQTIRAIAEAPMDLLTADDPDQVDLDASGQDIDDIVDEQVASEAAVAKEDAPR, encoded by the exons ATGAACAGGATCCGAATCCACGTCCTGCCGAGCAGCCGGAACCGGCTGACGCAGCAGACGGCGCGTCCTCAGGAGGCGCAGACGTGCGCCTTCACGCAGCGGCCGTGCTCCCAACCACGTCTGGACGGCTTGGAGTTCTGCATCAAACACATTCTGGAGGACAAGAGCGCCCCGTACAAGCAATGCAATTACGTCTCCGCTAAGAATGGCAAACGCTGCCCCAACGCTGCGCCAAAGGTCGAGAGGAAAGACGG tgtgacATTCTGTGCCGAGCACGCCCGCAGGAATGCCATGGCCCTCCGCGCTCAGATGAGGAAGGCGTCGTCCGGTCCGTCGCCAGAGACGCTGCTGTCCCAGCTGAGCGGGTACAGCCGCGCAGAAACGCGCGGCCTCGATGGAGGTCGCTCCGAAGCGAGTCGTATTCTAG ATGAGGACAGTCCAATGAGTGAGGAGGAGCAGGGTCCCCTGGTACTGGACCAGACGTGGAGAGGAGACCCTGAAAGTGAGGCCGACAGCATCGACAGCGACCACGAAGATCCTCTCAA ACATGCTGGCGTGTACACGGCAGAGGAGGTGGCGCTCTTCACTCGAGATAAACTCATCAGGCTCCAGTCCCTCTACATTGACCAGTTCAAACGCCTGCAGCATCTGCTGAAGGAGAAGAAGCGCAGATATCTGCACAACCGCAAAGTCGAGCACGAAACCATCG GAAGCAGTCTTCTGACAGGACCTGAAGGCCTGTCTGTAAAGGAGAGGGAGAATCTGAAAAAGCTCAAAGCTCTCCGTCGCTACCGCCGCCGCTACGGTGTGGAAGCTCTGCTGCACCGGCAGCTGAGAGAGCGAAGGCAGACGGTGACAGACGGAGCTCCTCAG GTGCACCCGCGAGCGGCGCAGGAGAAATGCATTTCCTTCATGGATGGAAGTCGATGCTGCAATCCCTGCCTTCCCCTGACCCGGCACTGCGTCTCCC ACATCTTCCAGGACAGCAACCAGGTTCTTTTCAGGAGCTGCCCGGGAACCAAGGACATCCCGTGCGAACGTACAGTGCACATGGGCCAGTCGGACGACCCCCGCTGCCCGCTTCACCTCCCCCTGCCTCCCCCCATGTACCAGCCGGAGCAGGAGCCCCCCCCACAGGAGCATCTGACCCCCACCGGCAGAGACCTGTACCTGAGCGCCGCCGAGCTCCAGCCCACCGAAAGCCTACCCCTGGAGTTCAGTGAC GACCTGGACGTGGAAGGAGACGGGACGCAGGGTCCTCCATCCCCCCTACAGTTTGACACGGCCCTGGCCCTCGAGGACCAGACCATCCGTGCGATCGCCGAGGCCCCGATGGACCTCCTGACCGCTGACGACCCGGATCAGGTCGACCTGGACGCGTCGGGACAGGACATCGACGACATTGTGGACGAGCAG GTTGCGTCCGAGGCGGCTGTGGCCAAAGAAGACGCTCCCAGATGA